A single window of Emys orbicularis isolate rEmyOrb1 chromosome 18, rEmyOrb1.hap1, whole genome shotgun sequence DNA harbors:
- the STOM gene encoding stomatin → MADKQGARTDRSQRVPDTFSEETNASLGVCGWLLVIISFFFVLITFPFSIWLCIKIIKEYERAIIFRLGRIGRGGAKGPGLFFILPCTDSFIKVDMRTISFDIPPQEILTKDSVTVNVDGVVYYKVQNATLAVANITNADSATRLLAQTTLRNVLGTKNLSQILSDREEIAHSMQVTLDEATDEWGIKVERVEIKDVKLPVQLQRAMAAEAEAAREARAKVIAAEGEMNASRALKEASMVISESPAALQLRYLQTLTTIAAEKNSTIVFPLPIDMLQGIMGAKR, encoded by the exons ATGGCGGACAAGCAGGGAGCGAGAACTGACCGCAGCCAGCGGGTCCCGGACACCTTCAGCG AAGAGACCAACGCTAGCCTTGGTGTGTGTGGATGGCTGCTAGTGATCATTTCATTCTTCTTCGTCCTTATTACCTTTCCATTCTCAATCTGGCTGTGCATAAAG ATCATAAAGGAATATGAGCGAGCCATCATCTTTAGACTTGGACGCATCGGAAGGGGTGGAGCAAAAGGACCAG GTCTATTCTTCATCCTGCCCTGCACAGACAGCTTCATCAAGGTGGATATGAGGACAATCTCATTTGATATACCTCCCCAGGAG ATCCTTACCAAGGACTCTGTGACAGTTAACGTGGATGGAGTGGTTTATTACAAAGTCCAGAATGCCACCCTTGCTGTTGCAAATATCACAAATGCTGACTCGGCCACCCGGCTCCTGGCACAAACCACCCTGAGGAACGTTTTGGGGACCAAGAACCTCTCTCAGATCCTGTCTGATCGAGAAGAAATTGCACACAGCATGCAG GTCACACTCGATGAGGCAACAGATGAATGGGGAATTAAAGTGGAACGCGTGGAGATTAAGGATGTAAAGTTGCCAGTCCAGCTACAGAGAGCAATGGCTGCTGAAGCAGAAGCTGCCCGGGAGGCAAGAGCCAAG GTAATTGCGGCTGAGGGTGAAATGAACGCCTCCAGGGCCCTGAAAGAAGCCTCTATGGTTATTTCAGAGTCCCCTGCTGCCCTTCAGCTTCGCTACCTGCAGACTCTGACCACCATCGCTGCGGAGAAGAACTCCACCATTGTCTTCCCCCTGCCCATAGACATGCTGCAGGGCATCATGGGTGCAAAACGCTAA